The DNA sequence GAGGGTGGGCATGGCGAACATCGACGAGATCCGGGCCGGGATCGGGCGGGCCAACCAGCAGGCCACCGAGAGCCTCGGCGCGCTGCGGCACGCCCGCCAGGCCATCGAGGAGGCCGGCGCCGCGTTCTCGCAGAACATCTACGGCACCGCCCAGAACGACGCCGACGACGCCCGCGCCCGCTTCGCCGCCGCGTCGGAGAAGATCGACGAGGTCGAGCAGGCCCTGCACATCGCCATGCAGTCCGCCGACGACGTCGCCTCGCGGCTCTGACCGCGCCCGCCCGCCCCTGATGGCCCGTCGTCCGAACCGCCGCGAGCGGATCCGGTCCGCCTTCGACGGGTTCCACCGGGCGGCGTCGCGGGCACTGAGCGCGGCGGAGGGGCGCCGCGACCGGGCCGCGACCCGGCACGCCGAGGTCGTGGCGGAGCTGTGGCTGCGCGAAACCGGGTACGACGCCGCGCGCCGCGACCCGGGGCTCTCCCGGTTGTTCGACAACCCGCGGCTCGACGGCGTCCTCGCCCGGGTCGCCGAGGACCGGGCGCACGTGTTCGACCGCTGGCAGGGCGACTCCCCGCAGACGCTGTCGGAGATCGTCGCCGCCGCCACCCCGGGTGCCGCCGGTGACGACCCGACCGACTGGAAGCCGGTCGCGGGTGCTGTGGAGCCGACCGGTCCGGTGCCGGAGATGTGGGTGCTCGGCACCGGCTCGGTGGAGGGCGGCGCCCCGTTCCGGGTCGCGGTCCCGCTGCTCGACGGCGCACACCTGCAGGTGGTGTCGACGCCGCGCTCCCGCGACCGGGCCGAGGCGATGGTCGAGCAGCTGGTCCTGCGCACCGTGCGGTACTTCCGCCCGGGCGCGGTGAACGTGCACGTCTGGGACGTCGGCCAGCTCGCCGGCGCACTGCCCGGGCTGTACCCGCTGACCCGCACCGGGCTGCTGACCGTGCACGACCCGACCAGGCTGGGGCGGCTGCTGGACCAGCTCGCCGACCGGATCCGCCGGGTGCAGACCCGGGTGCTCGCCGACGGCGCCACCTCGCTGCGCGAGCTCGCCGACCGCACGGGGGAACGCCCGGAGGCGTGGTTGGTGGCGGTGCTCGTCGGCAACGGCCGCGAGCTGCCCGAGGCCGAGCTGCGCCAGCTGCAGCGGGTCGCGCGCGGCGGTGTCGCGGCGGGGGTGCAGCTGGTGCTGCTCGACGCCCCGGCGGCGCTGCCGCGTCCGGTGGAGACCGTCGACTTCGGGGACCCGCCGGGCGTCGATCCCGCCGACGACCGGCAGCCGGTCCCGGTGCGGACGTCGGTGACCGGGCCGCACGTGCTCGTCGAGCCGGACCCTCCGGTGCCGGCCGACGACGTCACCGCGGTGTGCGAGGCGATCGCCGCCGGGCACGAGCAGTGGCGCGGACGGCTGGGCGCGTTCAAGGACATGCTGCCCCGGCGGCGTGGCGAGGGCCGGTCGCACGACGGGCTGAAGGTCGTCGTCGGGCACGAGGACGGCATCCCCGCCGAGCTGAGCCTCGACGACCACTCCCCGCACGCACTCGTCGGCGGGCCGAGCGGGTCGGGCAAGACGAACCTGCTGCTGGCCTGGATCGCCGGCCTCGCCGCGCACTACGGTCCCGACGAGGTCGAGCTGTACCTGCTCGACTTCAAGGAGGGGGTGTCGTTCACCCCGTTCGCCCCGGACCCCGACGGGCACCGCGCCGACCGGCTCCCACAGGCCCGCCTGATCGGTGTCAACATCAACACCGACCGGGAGTTCGGGCTCGCGCTGCTGCGCCACCTCTCCGAGGTCATGCGCAGCCGGGCCGAGGCCGCCCGCCGGCACGGCGCGACCAAGCTGGCCGAGCTGCGGGCCGAGCGCTCGGACCTGCGGCTGCCGCGGATCGTCGCGGTCATCGACGAGTTCCAGTTCCTGTTCACCGGTCGTGACGCGGTCAGCGCCGAGGCGACCGCGCTGCTGGAGGACGTCGCCCGGCGCGGCCGATCGCAGGGCGTGCACCTGGTGCTGGCCAGCCAGGACGTCTCCGGCATCGACGCGCTCTGGGGCCGTTCGGCGATCTTCGAGCAGTTCGTGCTGCGGATCGCGTTGCCCCGCGCGCGGCGGATCCTCGCCCAGGACAACGAGGCGGCGCTGGCGCTCCCGCGCTGGCACGCGATCGTCAATCACGACTCGGGCGTCGCGCACGGCAACCGGGTGGTCCGGCTGCCCGAGGCGGGCGGCCCGGTGGTCCGCGACGTCCAGGTGACCGCGTTCGCCGACTTCCCGGACACCCCGGAGCCGGTCGTCTTCGACGGTGCCCGCGCCCCCGGGTACGACGCGCTGGCCGCCCGGCTGCCCGCCGACGGTGTGCCCCGCGCGCTGGTCGGGCAGTTCGTCGACGTGCACGGCAGCCCCGCGGCCGCCGAGCTGTCCGACGGTCCCGGCCGCAACCTCGGGGTGATCGGGCCCGACGCCCGCGTCGCCGTCCCGCTGCTGTGCTCGGCCGTCCGCTCGGTGGCGTCGTCGCTGCCCGACCCGGCCGGCGTCCAGATCGTGCTCGTGCCGCTGGTCCCGGACGCGGTGGCCGCGTCGGGCGCGCTCGCCCCGGATCTGCCCGGCACGGTGGAGAAGGTGTCCGCCGACGGGTTCGCCGCCCGCGTCGCCGAGCTGGCGGCGACGGTCCGCGCCCGGGCCGCGTCGGGCGGTGGCGGGGGACACGCGTCGCTGCTGGTCGTGGTGTTCGGCGCCGACGCGGCGGAGTCCATGCTGGACCGCGCCGGCACCGAGGACCTGCGGGCGCTGCTGCGCCACGGCCCCGGTGTCGGGGTGCACGTGCTGGGCTGGTGGCAGGGCGCGCAACGGTTGAAGACGCTGCTGGCACCGCCGGGTGCGGCGATCGACGACCTGGGTGCCTGGGTGGCGACCGGCGTGCAGGGCACCGACCTGGTGGCGCTGCTGGGCGGGCAGCCGCTCGACTGGACGCCGACGCCGGGGCGCGCGTTGTTCCTCGACCGTTCCCGGCACGGTCGTCCGCAGCTGGTCATCCTGACCGACGCCGGGGGCGGCGGCTCGGACACCTTCGCCGGGGGCGGCGGCAGCTCGGACACCCTCGCCGGACGTGGTGGCTCGGGCACCCTCGCGGGTGGCGGCGGCTCGGGGACTCTCGCCGGAGGTGGGGCGTGAGTGCGGTGGAGCGTTACCGGGCGGTGGTGTCCGAGCTGGCCGGCGCCGTCGTCGACCTGCGGGAACACGACGCCCGGCGGGCCGAGGAGCTGCGCCGCGAGCTGCGTGGCACCGAGCGGGAGCTGCGCGAGGCCGCGGACCGGCTCACTCTGGCCCGCGGCATGTTCGAGCTGCGCTGGGAGGCCGCGTTGCAGCTGATGTGGGCGGCCGAGGAGCCGGGACGGCCCCGCCCGCGACCCGACCTGCGGGCCGACCCGGACGAGCACGCCGCGCTGGAGGAGGCCGCCGACGAGGCTCTGCGCGAGCTGCGCTCCTCGGGCGACCGGCGGCTGTTCCGCCTGCGCCGCGACGACGACTGACCCCGTCCCGCGCCCCGCACCGGGCCCGCACCGCACCGGGCCCGCGCCGCGCCCGTCCTGCCCTGTGCCGCGCGGCGCGCCACTCGCGCAGCATCCGGCCGTCCGCGCCGGGCTCGTCGGTACGGGGCCCGTCCGCACCGGGCTCGTCGGCACGTTCCGGACACGCCGAGATGCAGCCCAGGGGCGTGTCTACGGATCGCAGGCAGCCCTGAGCTGCATCTCGACGAACGTGCCGGGGTTCCGGGGCCGGGTGGTCGCCGTCCGCCCCTCCCCGGCGTACCGCGTGCGCGGCACCGGATGGTGGGTGGGCGGTCAGCCCAGCGGGACGACGCCCAGCAGCAGCGCGCCCCCCAGCATCACCAGCGAGCAGACCGCGGCCCGCCAGATCACCTTGCGGTGGTGGTCGGCCAGGTTGACCTTCGCCAGCGAGACGAGCAGCAGCAGCGCCGGGACCAGCGGGCTGGTCATGTGCACCGGCTGGCCGATGATCGAGGCGCGGGCCATCTCCACCGGGGCGATGCCGTAGTGGCCCGCGGCCTCGGTGAGGATCGGCAGGATGCCGAAGTAGAACGCGTCGTTGGTGATGAAGAACGTCAGGGGCATGCTCAGCACCCCGGTGATCACCGCGAACCAGGAGCCGACCGACGGCGGCACGGCCGAGACGATCCCGTTCGCCATCGCCGTCACCATCCCGGTGCCCGACAGCACCCCGACCAGGACCGCTGCGGCGAACACCATGGACACGACGCCGACGATCGAGGTGGCGTGCGAGGTCACCGCACGGAGCTGGTCCTCGGGCTTCGGGAAGTTCACGACCAGGGCGATCGCGGCGGCCGCGACGAACACCAGCGACAGCGGCAGCACGTCCATGCCCAGCAGCACCAGCAGCGCGACCGTCAGCCCCAGGTTGAACCAGATCAGCTTCGGCCGCAGGGTCGGGCGGTTCGGGTCGAGGGTGCCCCCGAGGTCGTCGGAGGCGTCGGAGGCGCCCCCGGCGGAGCCCGACGCCGGGCGGTCGGCACCGTGCGTGCCGTCGGTGCCGGTGCCCCCGCCGACCAGGGCGGGCTCGGGCACCGCCACCATCTCGTCGGCGACGACCGACAGCGTGCGGCCCGAGGCGAGCAGCCGCTTGCGCTCGGAACGCCCGAGCTGCCAGGCCAGCAGCAGCACCGTGGCGATGCCGGCCACCATGCCCGGGACCATCGGGTTGAACAGCTCCGAGGGGGACACGTTCAGCACCGTCGCGGCGCGGATCGTCGGGCCGCCCCAGGGCAGGATGTTGAGCACGCCGTTCGCGAGGTTGGCGACGACGGTCAGCACCACCGGGCTCAGCCCGAGCCGCAGGTAGATCGGCAGCAGCGCGGACACCGTGATGATGAAGGTGGTCGAGCCGTCGCCGTCGAGGGAGACGACCCCGGCCAGCACCGCGGTCAGCA is a window from the Pseudonocardia sp. HH130629-09 genome containing:
- a CDS encoding FtsK/SpoIIIE domain-containing protein translates to MARRPNRRERIRSAFDGFHRAASRALSAAEGRRDRAATRHAEVVAELWLRETGYDAARRDPGLSRLFDNPRLDGVLARVAEDRAHVFDRWQGDSPQTLSEIVAAATPGAAGDDPTDWKPVAGAVEPTGPVPEMWVLGTGSVEGGAPFRVAVPLLDGAHLQVVSTPRSRDRAEAMVEQLVLRTVRYFRPGAVNVHVWDVGQLAGALPGLYPLTRTGLLTVHDPTRLGRLLDQLADRIRRVQTRVLADGATSLRELADRTGERPEAWLVAVLVGNGRELPEAELRQLQRVARGGVAAGVQLVLLDAPAALPRPVETVDFGDPPGVDPADDRQPVPVRTSVTGPHVLVEPDPPVPADDVTAVCEAIAAGHEQWRGRLGAFKDMLPRRRGEGRSHDGLKVVVGHEDGIPAELSLDDHSPHALVGGPSGSGKTNLLLAWIAGLAAHYGPDEVELYLLDFKEGVSFTPFAPDPDGHRADRLPQARLIGVNINTDREFGLALLRHLSEVMRSRAEAARRHGATKLAELRAERSDLRLPRIVAVIDEFQFLFTGRDAVSAEATALLEDVARRGRSQGVHLVLASQDVSGIDALWGRSAIFEQFVLRIALPRARRILAQDNEAALALPRWHAIVNHDSGVAHGNRVVRLPEAGGPVVRDVQVTAFADFPDTPEPVVFDGARAPGYDALAARLPADGVPRALVGQFVDVHGSPAAAELSDGPGRNLGVIGPDARVAVPLLCSAVRSVASSLPDPAGVQIVLVPLVPDAVAASGALAPDLPGTVEKVSADGFAARVAELAATVRARAASGGGGGHASLLVVVFGADAAESMLDRAGTEDLRALLRHGPGVGVHVLGWWQGAQRLKTLLAPPGAAIDDLGAWVATGVQGTDLVALLGGQPLDWTPTPGRALFLDRSRHGRPQLVILTDAGGGGSDTFAGGGGSSDTLAGRGGSGTLAGGGGSGTLAGGGA
- a CDS encoding CitMHS family transporter, whose product is MLIVLGSAMIAVFMYLILSKRLAPTLALVLVPLTFALVVTGTGLSEPGEDGVVDSISSAFKDFAPTAVLLFFAIVFFGTMIDVGLFDPLIRFVLRTVKNDPVRLVVLTAVLAGVVSLDGDGSTTFIITVSALLPIYLRLGLSPVVLTVVANLANGVLNILPWGGPTIRAATVLNVSPSELFNPMVPGMVAGIATVLLLAWQLGRSERKRLLASGRTLSVVADEMVAVPEPALVGGGTGTDGTHGADRPASGSAGGASDASDDLGGTLDPNRPTLRPKLIWFNLGLTVALLVLLGMDVLPLSLVFVAAAAIALVVNFPKPEDQLRAVTSHATSIVGVVSMVFAAAVLVGVLSGTGMVTAMANGIVSAVPPSVGSWFAVITGVLSMPLTFFITNDAFYFGILPILTEAAGHYGIAPVEMARASIIGQPVHMTSPLVPALLLLVSLAKVNLADHHRKVIWRAAVCSLVMLGGALLLGVVPLG